The Salmonella enterica subsp. houtenae serovar Houten genome has a segment encoding these proteins:
- the hmpA gene encoding flavohemoprotein translates to MLDAQTIATVKATIPLLVETGPKLTAHFYDRMFTHNPELKEIFNMSNQRNGDQREALFNAIAAYASNIENLPALLPAVEKIAQKHTSFQIKPEQYNIVGTHLLATLDEMFNPGQEVLDAWGKAYGVLANVFINREAEIYHENASKDGGWEGTRPFRIVAKTPRSALITSFEFEPVDGGTVAEYRPGQYLGVWLKPEGFAHQEIRQYSLTRKPDGKGYRIAVKREDGGQVSNWLHHHASVGDVVHLAAPAGDFFMNVAADTPVSLISAGVGQTPMLAMLDTLAKAQHTAQVNWFHAAENGDVHAFADEVSELGRTLPRFTAHTWYREPTEADRAQCVFDSEGLMDLSKLEAAISDPAMQFYLCGPVGFMQFAAKQLVSLGVNNENIHYECFGPHKVL, encoded by the coding sequence ATGCTTGACGCACAAACCATCGCTACAGTAAAGGCCACCATTCCCCTGCTGGTTGAAACAGGACCGAAACTGACCGCCCACTTCTACGACCGTATGTTTACGCATAACCCGGAACTCAAAGAAATCTTCAATATGAGCAACCAGCGTAACGGCGATCAGCGTGAAGCCCTGTTTAACGCTATCGCCGCTTACGCCAGCAATATCGAAAATTTACCAGCGCTGCTGCCGGCGGTAGAAAAAATCGCGCAGAAGCACACCAGCTTCCAGATTAAGCCGGAGCAGTACAACATCGTCGGGACGCATCTGCTGGCGACGCTGGACGAAATGTTCAACCCAGGCCAGGAAGTGCTGGACGCGTGGGGCAAAGCCTATGGCGTACTGGCTAACGTCTTTATCAACCGCGAAGCCGAGATTTATCACGAGAACGCCAGCAAAGACGGCGGCTGGGAAGGCACGCGCCCCTTCCGCATCGTCGCGAAAACCCCGCGTAGCGCGCTGATCACCAGCTTTGAGTTTGAACCGGTCGACGGCGGTACGGTGGCGGAATATCGTCCCGGGCAGTATCTGGGCGTCTGGCTGAAGCCGGAAGGTTTTGCGCATCAGGAGATCCGTCAATATTCACTGACCCGTAAACCCGATGGCAAAGGGTACCGTATTGCCGTGAAGCGTGAAGACGGCGGCCAGGTATCAAACTGGTTACACCATCACGCCAGCGTAGGCGATGTGGTGCATCTGGCCGCGCCGGCGGGTGACTTCTTTATGAATGTCGCCGCTGATACCCCCGTTTCGCTGATTTCCGCTGGCGTCGGCCAGACGCCGATGTTGGCGATGCTTGATACGCTGGCGAAAGCACAACATACTGCGCAGGTGAACTGGTTCCACGCGGCGGAGAATGGCGACGTTCATGCGTTTGCCGACGAAGTGAGCGAACTGGGCCGTACACTGCCGCGTTTCACTGCCCATACCTGGTACCGCGAGCCGACCGAGGCCGATCGCGCCCAATGCGTCTTCGACAGCGAAGGGCTGATGGATTTAAGCAAGCTGGAAGCCGCGATCAGCGATCCGGCAATGCAGTTCTATCTTTGCGGCCCGGTGGGCTTTATGCAGTTTGCCGCAAAACAATTGGTTTCACTTGGCGTGAATAACGAAAACATTCATTACGAATGCTTCGGTCCGCATAAGGTGTTGTAA
- the glyA gene encoding serine hydroxymethyltransferase produces MLKREMNIADYDAELWQAMEQEKVRQEEHIELIASENYTSPRVMQAQGSQLTNKYAEGYPGKRYYGGCEYVDIVEQLAIDRAKALFGADYANVQPHSGSQANFAVYTALLQPGDTVLGMNLAQGGHLTHGSPVNFSGKLYNIIPYGIDESGKIDYDDMAKQAKEHKPKMIIGGFSAYSGIVDWARMREIADSIGAYLFVDMAHVAGLIAAGVYPNPVPHAHVVTTTTHKTLAGPRGGLILAKGGDEELYKKLNSAVFPSAQGGPLMHVIAAKAVALKEAMEPEFKVYQQQVAKNAKAMVEVFLNRGYKVVSGGTENHLFLLDLVDKNLTGKEADAALGRANITVNKNSVPNDPKSPFVTSGIRIGSPAVTRRGFKEAEVKELAGWMCDVLDNINDEAVIERVKGKVLDICARFPVYA; encoded by the coding sequence ATGTTAAAGCGTGAAATGAACATTGCCGATTATGATGCCGAATTGTGGCAGGCTATGGAGCAGGAAAAAGTACGTCAGGAAGAGCACATCGAACTGATCGCCTCCGAAAACTACACCAGCCCGCGCGTGATGCAGGCGCAGGGGTCTCAGCTAACCAATAAATATGCTGAAGGATATCCGGGCAAGCGCTACTACGGCGGTTGCGAATACGTTGATATCGTAGAGCAACTGGCGATTGACCGCGCGAAAGCACTCTTTGGTGCCGACTACGCTAACGTGCAGCCGCACTCTGGTTCTCAGGCTAACTTCGCGGTTTACACCGCTCTGCTACAGCCGGGCGATACCGTTCTGGGCATGAACCTGGCACAGGGCGGCCACCTGACTCACGGCTCTCCGGTTAACTTCTCCGGTAAACTGTACAACATCATTCCTTACGGTATTGATGAGTCCGGTAAAATTGACTACGACGATATGGCGAAGCAGGCCAAAGAGCACAAACCGAAGATGATTATCGGTGGCTTCTCTGCTTATTCCGGTATCGTTGACTGGGCAAGAATGCGTGAAATTGCCGACAGTATCGGCGCGTATCTGTTCGTTGATATGGCGCACGTTGCGGGCCTGATTGCCGCAGGCGTTTACCCGAACCCGGTTCCCCATGCGCATGTGGTCACTACCACCACGCACAAAACGCTGGCAGGTCCGCGCGGCGGCCTGATCCTGGCGAAAGGCGGCGACGAAGAGCTGTACAAAAAACTGAACTCCGCCGTTTTCCCAAGCGCGCAGGGCGGCCCGCTGATGCACGTTATCGCGGCGAAAGCCGTGGCGCTGAAAGAAGCGATGGAGCCAGAGTTCAAAGTTTACCAGCAGCAGGTCGCGAAAAACGCCAAAGCGATGGTAGAAGTGTTCCTGAATCGCGGTTACAAAGTGGTGTCTGGCGGTACTGAAAACCACCTGTTCCTGTTGGACCTGGTGGATAAAAACCTGACCGGTAAAGAAGCCGACGCCGCGCTGGGTCGTGCTAACATCACGGTGAACAAAAACAGCGTGCCGAACGATCCGAAGAGCCCGTTTGTCACCTCCGGCATTCGTATCGGTTCTCCGGCAGTCACTCGTCGCGGCTTTAAAGAAGCAGAAGTGAAAGAGCTGGCTGGCTGGATGTGCGACGTGCTGGACAACATCAATGATGAAGCGGTCATTGAGCGCGTGAAGGGCAAAGTGCTGGATATTTGCGCCCGCTTCCCGGTTTACGCGTAA
- the hcaT gene encoding 3-phenylpropionate permease: protein MALYSTRWLALSYFTYFFSYGIFLPFWSVWLKGLGLTPETIGLLLGVGLVARFLGSLLIAPRVSDPSRLISALRVLALLTLVFALAFWAGTHVAWLMVVMVGFNLFFSPLVPLTDALANTWQKQIILDYGRVRLWGSIAFVIGSALTGKLVSLYDYQAILALLTLGVASMLLGMLLRPSVPPQGESRQQESAGWPAWRTLVAQSWRFLTCVCLLQGAHAAYYGFSAIYWQGAGYSASAVGYLWSLGVVAEVIIFALSKKLFRRFSARDLLLLSAVCGVVRWGLMGWSTALPWLIVIQILHCGTFTVCHLAAMRYIAARQGSEVIRLQAVYSAVAMGGSIAIMTVFAGFLYQHLGGGVFWIMALVALPAIFLRPKVVAAS from the coding sequence ATGGCATTGTATTCCACGCGCTGGCTGGCGCTCAGTTATTTCACCTACTTCTTTAGTTACGGTATTTTTCTGCCATTCTGGAGCGTCTGGCTCAAAGGTCTTGGGCTAACGCCGGAAACCATCGGTCTTCTGCTGGGCGTGGGTCTGGTCGCGCGTTTTCTCGGTAGTCTGCTCATTGCTCCTCGCGTAAGCGATCCTTCGCGGTTGATCTCCGCGCTGCGCGTACTGGCATTGCTGACGCTGGTATTTGCGCTGGCATTTTGGGCAGGAACGCATGTCGCATGGCTAATGGTGGTGATGGTCGGGTTTAACCTCTTCTTTTCACCACTGGTGCCGCTGACCGATGCGCTGGCCAATACCTGGCAAAAGCAAATTATCCTGGACTATGGTCGGGTGCGGCTGTGGGGGTCTATCGCTTTCGTGATAGGGTCGGCGCTGACCGGTAAGCTGGTGAGTTTATACGATTACCAGGCGATTCTGGCGCTACTGACGCTCGGCGTCGCCTCGATGTTGCTGGGCATGTTGTTACGTCCCAGCGTGCCGCCGCAGGGGGAAAGCCGTCAGCAGGAGAGCGCAGGCTGGCCCGCCTGGCGCACGCTGGTGGCACAAAGCTGGCGTTTTCTGACCTGCGTCTGTTTGCTGCAAGGGGCGCACGCCGCCTACTACGGTTTTAGCGCCATATACTGGCAGGGGGCTGGCTATTCAGCGTCGGCGGTCGGCTATTTATGGTCGTTGGGCGTGGTGGCGGAAGTGATCATTTTCGCCCTGAGTAAAAAGCTATTTCGCCGGTTTAGCGCCCGCGACTTGCTGTTGCTTTCCGCCGTATGCGGGGTGGTACGCTGGGGGCTGATGGGCTGGAGTACGGCGCTACCATGGCTGATTGTGATACAAATCCTGCACTGTGGAACGTTTACCGTTTGCCATTTGGCCGCCATGCGCTATATCGCTGCGCGTCAGGGAAGCGAGGTGATTCGTTTGCAGGCCGTCTATTCCGCTGTGGCGATGGGCGGCAGCATCGCTATTATGACGGTATTTGCCGGTTTTCTGTATCAACATCTGGGCGGCGGCGTATTCTGGATCATGGCACTGGTGGCATTGCCCGCTATCTTCCTTCGACCCAAAGTGGTTGCCGCGTCATGA
- the csiE gene encoding stationary phase inducible protein CsiE, whose amino-acid sequence MMPTIAPPSVLSAPQRRCQVLLTLFQPEPTATVEIFSALNGVDDDIAREDITETSLEIQRYHRLAITTCQNGCYRIEGTALDQRLCLLHWLRRGLRLCPTFVTQQFTPALKNALKQRGIARPLYDDINLHALINLCARRLQKPFENRDVQFLRLFLQYCLLQHHAGTTPVFNPVQQIWAQSCAEYPLAQEIGRHWQRHVMQAAPLNEALFMALLFSMIRLPDPIRDTHQRAQKLRLEVARLVLLFREKGNVRFSDEQGLNDQLYVHLAQALNRSLFTIGIDNTLPEEFNRLYPRLVRTTREALAGFEAEYGVHFSEEETGLVAVIFGAWLMQDNDLHEKQIVLLADKNDALETYIEQQLRELTLLPLNIRRVSTQVFQKEGCPRGVALIVTPYATPLPLFSPPLIHADRALTAHQQQQIRKILES is encoded by the coding sequence ATGATGCCGACGATTGCCCCACCATCTGTACTTTCCGCTCCCCAGCGCCGCTGCCAGGTATTGCTGACGCTTTTCCAGCCGGAGCCAACTGCCACGGTGGAAATCTTCAGCGCGCTTAATGGCGTTGATGATGATATTGCCCGTGAGGATATCACTGAGACAAGCCTGGAGATCCAGCGCTATCATCGCCTCGCCATCACGACATGCCAGAACGGTTGCTATCGGATCGAAGGTACAGCACTCGATCAGCGCCTTTGCCTTTTACACTGGCTCAGGCGCGGCCTGCGTTTATGCCCGACCTTTGTCACGCAACAGTTTACCCCGGCCTTAAAAAACGCGCTAAAGCAGCGCGGTATCGCGCGTCCGCTGTATGACGATATTAATCTGCACGCGCTCATCAATCTGTGCGCCCGCCGGTTGCAAAAACCGTTTGAAAATCGCGACGTGCAGTTCCTGCGTCTCTTTTTACAGTATTGCCTGCTACAACACCATGCCGGCACCACCCCGGTATTCAACCCTGTGCAGCAGATTTGGGCGCAGTCGTGTGCGGAATATCCGCTTGCCCAGGAAATTGGCCGTCACTGGCAGCGCCACGTGATGCAGGCCGCACCGCTGAACGAAGCGCTGTTTATGGCGTTACTGTTTTCAATGATTCGCCTCCCCGACCCGATTCGCGACACGCATCAACGGGCGCAGAAACTGCGACTGGAGGTGGCGCGGCTGGTGCTGCTTTTTCGAGAAAAAGGGAACGTACGCTTCAGCGACGAACAAGGGCTTAACGATCAGCTGTATGTCCATCTCGCCCAGGCGCTGAACCGAAGTTTATTCACGATTGGCATCGATAATACGCTTCCGGAAGAGTTTAACCGTCTTTATCCGCGTCTGGTACGCACCACACGTGAGGCGCTCGCCGGGTTTGAAGCCGAATATGGTGTCCACTTTTCTGAGGAAGAGACGGGACTGGTGGCAGTGATTTTCGGCGCCTGGCTGATGCAGGATAACGATTTGCATGAGAAACAGATCGTATTGTTAGCGGATAAAAATGATGCGCTGGAGACGTATATTGAGCAGCAACTGCGTGAACTGACCCTATTGCCGCTTAATATCAGACGGGTATCGACCCAGGTGTTTCAAAAAGAGGGATGCCCGCGCGGCGTAGCGCTGATTGTTACCCCTTACGCCACGCCGCTACCGCTCTTCTCACCGCCGTTAATTCATGCGGATCGCGCCCTCACAGCGCACCAGCAGCAACAGATCCGCAAGATCCTGGAATCATGA
- a CDS encoding membrane protein, with product MKPVKRSALTLFLAVLSFVAAAHPHSFIRLQTQVVSENEQFVALKMRWAMDELTSADLLYDAGNAAPDSEIWKKLAAEVMANVLGQHYFTEVWRNGAKVKFKNRPTEYGMTREAHQAVLTFTLPLAEPQPLSGQTYTFSTFDPSYYVDMHYDQDSDITMPEPLREKCRIQVHTPAPGEETLRFAQSLDKEDAPPEDMDLGKQFAQTVTLQCQ from the coding sequence ATGAAGCCAGTGAAACGCAGCGCCTTAACACTATTTCTCGCTGTTTTATCTTTCGTGGCGGCGGCGCATCCGCACAGCTTCATCCGTCTGCAAACGCAGGTGGTTAGTGAAAATGAGCAATTTGTGGCGTTAAAAATGCGTTGGGCAATGGACGAGTTGACGTCCGCAGATCTGCTGTATGACGCCGGAAACGCTGCTCCGGATTCGGAAATATGGAAAAAGCTGGCGGCGGAAGTGATGGCTAACGTACTTGGACAGCACTATTTTACAGAAGTGTGGCGCAATGGCGCGAAAGTGAAGTTTAAAAACAGGCCGACAGAATACGGTATGACGCGTGAGGCGCATCAGGCGGTACTGACCTTTACGCTGCCGTTGGCTGAACCGCAGCCGTTAAGCGGTCAGACTTACACCTTTTCAACGTTTGATCCTTCTTATTATGTCGATATGCATTATGACCAGGACAGCGATATCACGATGCCGGAACCGCTGCGCGAAAAGTGTCGGATTCAGGTTCATACTCCTGCGCCCGGCGAAGAGACATTACGTTTCGCCCAGTCGCTGGATAAAGAGGACGCGCCGCCGGAGGATATGGATTTAGGTAAACAGTTCGCCCAAACGGTGACCTTGCAATGTCAGTAA
- a CDS encoding high-affinity nickel transporter → MSVIFSQRTPGRRWLSLWPLALLLLLMLVGGLWIWQAWPQVMLKSALWQREVNQQLSALLNAVATHPERAGGSLLLLSFMYGVLHALGPGHGKVVIATWLATHPSKLKSSIVLTLAAALLQGLVAIGVVVGVLTVLQLPARQLHLSGFWLEKGSYALVGGLGILLCWRAIKRLRALLRKPGFIAFTPRHVHHEKCGCGHQHLPTQEQLHSGDDWRARLMIVLSMGMRPCSGAIMVLLFSKVIGVFSWGMASVLAMAAGTSLTITSLALLVHTFRALAVKLSGNKAPALWRQVGWSTLALAGGVILLVAALVMWFSVPQPVGGLRSWRG, encoded by the coding sequence ATGTCAGTAATTTTTTCTCAACGCACTCCCGGGCGGCGCTGGCTATCTCTGTGGCCATTGGCGTTATTACTGCTGCTGATGCTGGTTGGCGGTCTGTGGATATGGCAGGCCTGGCCGCAGGTGATGTTGAAAAGCGCTCTTTGGCAGCGGGAAGTGAATCAGCAGTTGAGCGCGCTGCTTAACGCGGTGGCGACGCATCCTGAGCGAGCGGGCGGATCGTTGCTTCTGCTAAGTTTTATGTATGGCGTGCTTCATGCGCTGGGGCCGGGACACGGCAAAGTGGTGATCGCGACATGGCTGGCGACGCATCCTTCGAAGCTGAAATCAAGTATCGTGTTAACTCTCGCCGCCGCGTTATTGCAGGGGCTGGTGGCTATCGGGGTGGTGGTGGGAGTGCTGACCGTATTGCAGCTTCCGGCAAGGCAGTTACATCTGAGCGGCTTCTGGCTGGAAAAGGGGAGCTATGCGTTAGTTGGCGGGCTGGGCATCTTGCTGTGCTGGCGGGCCATAAAAAGGTTACGCGCGCTGCTACGTAAACCTGGGTTTATCGCTTTTACGCCGCGCCATGTTCACCATGAAAAATGCGGCTGCGGACATCAGCATTTACCGACGCAGGAACAACTACATAGCGGCGATGACTGGCGCGCGCGACTCATGATCGTGCTGTCTATGGGGATGCGACCCTGTTCCGGCGCGATAATGGTGCTGTTATTCAGTAAAGTGATTGGCGTTTTTAGCTGGGGAATGGCGTCGGTACTGGCGATGGCGGCGGGAACCTCGCTAACGATTACCTCGCTGGCGCTGCTGGTACACACTTTTCGTGCTCTGGCGGTGAAACTCAGTGGAAACAAAGCGCCTGCGTTATGGCGGCAGGTAGGCTGGTCAACGCTGGCGTTGGCCGGAGGGGTAATACTGCTTGTCGCGGCGCTGGTCATGTGGTTTAGCGTGCCGCAGCCTGTGGGTGGGCTGCGGTCATGGCGTGGTTGA
- the asrC gene encoding anaerobic sulfite reductase subunit C encodes MSIDIDIIKARAKNEYRLSKVRGEAMISVRIPGGILPAHLLTVARDIAETWGNGQIHLTTRQKLAMPGIRYEDIDNVNAALEPFLREIEIELCDVQIEDTKAGYLAIGGRNIVACQGNRICQKANTDTTGLSRRLEKLVYPSPYHLKTVIVGCPNDCAKASMADLGIIGVAKMRFTADRCIGCGACMKACSHHAVGCLALKNGKAVKEESACIGCGECVLACPTLAWQRKPDQLWQVRLGGRTSKKTPRVGKLFLNWVTEDVIKQVIVNLYEFEKEMLGGKPIYLHMGHLIDKGGYLRFKERVLRGVQLNPEAMVAERIYWAEDESVARMHLKPAGH; translated from the coding sequence ATGAGCATTGATATTGATATCATTAAAGCCCGTGCGAAAAACGAATATCGCCTGTCAAAAGTGCGCGGCGAAGCCATGATCAGCGTCCGCATTCCCGGCGGTATTTTACCTGCGCATTTGCTGACGGTGGCGCGTGACATCGCCGAAACCTGGGGCAACGGACAAATCCACCTCACTACCCGCCAGAAGCTGGCGATGCCGGGTATCCGTTACGAAGATATCGACAATGTGAACGCTGCGCTGGAGCCGTTTCTTCGCGAAATTGAAATAGAACTGTGCGACGTCCAGATTGAGGATACCAAAGCGGGCTATCTCGCTATTGGCGGGCGAAATATTGTCGCCTGTCAAGGGAACCGCATTTGCCAGAAAGCCAACACTGACACGACCGGTCTGTCCCGTCGTCTTGAAAAACTGGTCTATCCCAGCCCCTATCATCTCAAAACGGTGATTGTCGGCTGCCCGAATGACTGCGCGAAAGCGTCAATGGCCGATCTGGGAATTATTGGCGTGGCGAAAATGCGCTTCACTGCCGATCGCTGTATCGGCTGCGGCGCCTGCATGAAGGCCTGTAGTCACCACGCGGTAGGCTGCCTGGCGCTGAAGAACGGCAAAGCAGTCAAAGAAGAGTCCGCCTGTATCGGCTGCGGCGAGTGCGTGCTGGCCTGCCCGACGCTGGCCTGGCAACGTAAACCGGATCAGCTCTGGCAAGTCCGCCTGGGCGGACGCACCAGTAAAAAAACGCCGCGCGTCGGCAAGCTCTTCCTCAACTGGGTGACTGAAGACGTAATCAAGCAGGTGATCGTTAACCTGTATGAATTTGAAAAAGAGATGCTCGGCGGAAAACCGATCTATCTGCATATGGGCCATCTGATCGACAAAGGCGGCTATCTGCGCTTTAAAGAACGGGTGCTGCGCGGCGTTCAGCTCAATCCGGAAGCGATGGTCGCCGAACGAATTTACTGGGCCGAAGACGAATCCGTCGCGCGGATGCATCTCAAACCCGCCGGGCACTAA
- the asrB gene encoding anaerobic sulfite reductase subunit B produces the protein MSHCSCHDKPQHSLLPAAYRILSITRHTPLEWNFRVAVDFPAHWGQFVEVSLPRVGEAPISVSDYGDGWIDLLIRNVGKVTSALFTLKEGDNVWLRGCYGNGYPVDTLRHKPLLVVAGGTGVAPVKGLMRYFVENPQEIGQLDMILGYKNRDCVLYKEEMATWRGKHNLVLTLDEGEADDRYQIGRVTDRLADMALSDIDTMQAIVVGPPIMITFTVKMLLQKGLKPEQIWVDYERRMACSVGKCGHCRMGEVYVCTDGPIFNYAVAQRFAD, from the coding sequence ATGTCACATTGTTCCTGTCATGATAAACCGCAGCACAGTTTGCTGCCTGCGGCGTACCGCATCCTCAGTATTACGCGCCACACGCCGCTGGAGTGGAATTTCCGCGTGGCCGTCGATTTTCCCGCGCACTGGGGGCAATTTGTTGAAGTGTCGCTGCCGCGTGTCGGCGAAGCGCCCATCTCCGTTTCCGACTACGGCGACGGCTGGATAGATCTGCTGATTCGTAATGTCGGAAAAGTGACCAGCGCCCTCTTTACGCTGAAAGAAGGCGACAACGTATGGCTACGTGGCTGCTATGGCAATGGCTATCCGGTCGATACGCTGCGTCATAAACCCTTACTGGTTGTCGCAGGCGGCACGGGCGTCGCGCCGGTGAAAGGCTTAATGCGCTATTTCGTTGAGAATCCCCAGGAAATTGGTCAACTGGATATGATTCTCGGCTATAAAAATCGCGACTGCGTGCTGTACAAAGAAGAAATGGCGACGTGGCGCGGCAAACATAACCTGGTGCTCACGCTGGATGAAGGCGAGGCTGATGACCGTTACCAGATTGGCCGGGTGACCGACAGGCTTGCCGACATGGCGCTTAGCGATATCGACACCATGCAGGCCATCGTCGTTGGGCCGCCAATAATGATTACCTTTACCGTAAAAATGCTGCTGCAAAAAGGGCTAAAGCCCGAGCAAATCTGGGTGGACTACGAACGCCGGATGGCCTGCTCCGTCGGGAAGTGCGGCCATTGCCGTATGGGCGAAGTGTATGTCTGCACCGACGGCCCGATATTTAACTACGCCGTCGCGCAACGTTTTGCCGATTAA
- a CDS encoding reductase: MAIKITPDEFSLLIQRLNKKWRVFAPSAEFRGGRFSDTDNIIYQRISGWRDLIWHEKSHMSPNTIIAPITETLFYFDKDTIQIAGTDTSPIIIFARACDINAMSRLDYMYLSNGNNSDYSYQRLREHIRFVLIECEESFENCFCVSMGTNKTDCYSAAMRFSDEGALVSIRDPFIEAAIQGLGQEADYTPSFVSENRETVVTPDSACRDPQKIRDILLRHPLWDAYDSRCISCGRCTTGCPTCTCYSVFDVAYDENPQRGERRRQWASCMVPGFSDMAGGHGFREKTGERLRYRALHKVNDYKARNGIEHMCVGCGRCDDRCPQYIKFSLIINKMTAAVRQALAEEA; the protein is encoded by the coding sequence ATGGCTATCAAAATTACGCCTGACGAGTTTAGTCTGCTTATCCAGCGATTAAACAAAAAATGGCGCGTGTTTGCCCCGTCCGCAGAGTTTCGCGGCGGGCGTTTTTCCGACACTGACAACATTATTTATCAACGGATTAGCGGTTGGCGCGATCTCATCTGGCACGAGAAATCGCACATGTCGCCGAATACCATTATCGCCCCTATCACCGAAACGCTCTTTTATTTCGATAAAGACACGATTCAAATTGCCGGGACAGACACCTCCCCGATAATCATCTTTGCCCGCGCCTGCGACATTAACGCCATGTCGCGGCTGGATTATATGTATTTATCAAATGGGAATAATTCCGATTACAGTTATCAACGGCTACGGGAGCATATTCGTTTCGTCCTTATTGAGTGTGAAGAAAGCTTCGAAAATTGTTTCTGCGTCTCAATGGGTACCAATAAAACTGACTGTTATAGCGCTGCAATGCGTTTTAGCGATGAGGGCGCGCTTGTCAGCATCCGCGATCCCTTTATCGAGGCGGCGATACAAGGGCTGGGGCAGGAGGCCGACTATACCCCCTCTTTCGTCAGCGAAAACCGGGAAACTGTCGTCACGCCGGACAGCGCTTGTCGCGATCCGCAAAAAATTCGCGACATTCTCCTCCGCCATCCGCTATGGGACGCCTACGACAGCCGCTGCATCAGTTGCGGCCGCTGCACCACCGGGTGCCCAACCTGTACCTGCTATAGCGTCTTTGACGTCGCCTATGATGAAAATCCGCAGCGCGGCGAACGCCGTCGCCAGTGGGCAAGCTGCATGGTGCCGGGCTTTAGCGACATGGCCGGCGGTCATGGCTTTCGCGAAAAAACCGGCGAGCGTCTGCGCTACCGCGCCCTGCATAAGGTCAATGACTATAAAGCGCGCAACGGCATTGAACATATGTGCGTCGGTTGCGGCCGCTGCGACGATCGCTGCCCGCAATACATCAAATTTTCTTTGATTATCAACAAAATGACCGCTGCCGTTCGACAGGCGCTGGCAGAGGAGGCATAA
- the suhB gene encoding extragenic suppressor protein SuhB, which translates to MHPMLTIAVRAARKAGNVIAKNYETPDAVEASQKGSNDFVTNVDKAAEAVIIDTIRKSYPQHTIITEESGEHVGTDQDVQWVIDPLDGTTNFIKRLPHFAVSIAVRIKGRTEVAVVYDPMRNELFTATRGQGAQLNGYRLRGSTARDLDGTILATGFPFKAKQYATTYINIIGKLFTECADFRRTGSAALDLAYVAAGRVDGFFEIGLRPWDFAAGELLVREAGGIVSDFTGGHNYMMTGNIVAGNPRVVKAMLANMRDELSDALKR; encoded by the coding sequence ATGCATCCGATGCTGACCATCGCCGTGCGCGCAGCGCGCAAGGCGGGTAATGTAATTGCCAAAAACTATGAAACTCCGGACGCTGTAGAAGCGAGCCAAAAAGGCAGTAACGATTTTGTGACCAACGTAGATAAGGCCGCTGAAGCGGTAATTATCGACACCATTCGCAAATCTTACCCGCAACACACTATTATCACCGAAGAAAGCGGTGAGCACGTTGGCACAGATCAGGATGTTCAATGGGTTATCGATCCACTGGATGGCACCACAAACTTTATCAAACGCCTGCCGCACTTTGCAGTTTCCATTGCTGTACGCATTAAAGGCCGCACTGAAGTCGCTGTGGTTTACGATCCGATGCGTAACGAACTGTTCACCGCCACCCGCGGCCAGGGCGCGCAACTGAACGGCTACCGTCTGCGCGGCAGTACCGCTCGCGATCTGGACGGCACTATTCTCGCCACCGGCTTCCCGTTCAAAGCCAAACAATACGCGACCACCTACATTAATATTATCGGCAAGCTGTTCACCGAATGCGCCGATTTCCGCCGCACCGGTTCCGCCGCGCTGGATCTGGCCTATGTTGCGGCAGGTCGTGTCGATGGTTTCTTTGAAATTGGCCTTCGTCCGTGGGATTTCGCCGCGGGCGAACTGCTGGTTCGTGAAGCGGGCGGTATCGTCAGCGATTTTACCGGCGGTCATAACTACATGATGACCGGTAATATCGTGGCGGGGAATCCGCGCGTCGTTAAGGCCATGCTGGCGAATATGCGCGACGAACTGAGCGATGCGCTGAAGCGTTAA